In Fusarium oxysporum Fo47 chromosome IX, complete sequence, the following proteins share a genomic window:
- a CDS encoding pectin lyase fold/virulence factor, with translation MKFTSAITTLFATLAVASPLESRDALLKRQAAEPCTVGYCTQNGGTTGGAKGSTVTVTTVAALIEAAKRTEPLTIIVSGKLTGSDRVRPASDKTIIGAAGSSITGVGFYVRRQKNVILRNLKIAKVDASNGDAIGIDESTNVWVDHCDLSGDLSLGKDDLDGLLDISHGADWITVSNTYFHDHWKGSLIGHSDSNASEDKGKLHITYANNYWKNISSRQPLIRFATVHIVNNYWDGILLSGVNTRMGAQVLVQSSAFANSVERAIFFADSKETGYAVVEDVNLGGSVNSAPKGTLTSASLPYKVTLLGSGKVASTIPGTAGQKL, from the exons ATGAAGTTCACTTCAGCCATCACTACCCTCTTTGCCACCTTGGCAGTTGCTTCTCCACTTGAGAGCCGCGATGCCCTCCTCAAGCGCCAAGCTGCAGAGCCTTGCACCGTCGGATACTGCACCCAGAACGGCGGAACCACTGGCGGTGCCAAGGGCTCgactgtcactgtcactaCAGTCGCCGCTCTCATCGAAGCTGCTAAGCGCACCGAACCTCTCACCATTATCGTCTCTGGCAAGTTGACAGGCAGCGATAGAGTTCGACCTGCATCTGACAAGACCATCATTGGTGCTGCCGGAAGCT CAATCACTGGTGTTGGCTTCTATGTGCGTCGCCAGAAGAACGTTATTCTTCGAAACCTCAAGATCGCCAAGGTTGATGCTTCCAACGGCGATGCTATTGGTATCGATGAGTCTACTAACGTTTGGGTTGATCACTGCGACCTCTCCGGTGATCTGAGTCTTGGAAAGGACGATCTTGATGGTCTTCTTGACATTTCCCATGGTGCTGATTGGATTACTGTCTCCAACACCTACTTCCACGATCAC TGGAAGGGCTCTCTGATCGGCCACTCCGACAGCAACGCCTCAGAGGACAAGGGCAAGCTCCACATCACCTACGCGAACAACTACTGGAAGAACATCAGCAGCCGCCAGCCCCTCATCCGCTTCGCTACCGTCCACATCGTCAACAACTACTGGGACGGCATTCTTCTTTCCGGTGTCAACACCCGCATGGGCGCTCAAGTTCTCGTCCAGAGCTCTGCTTTCGCCAACTCTGTTGAGCGCGCTATTTTCTTTGCTGATTCCAAGGAGACTGGTtatgctgttgttgaggatgtCAACCTCGGTGGTTCGGTCAACTCTGCTCCTAAGGGCACTCTCACTTCTGCTTCGCTTCCATATAAGGTTACACTTCTGGGATCCGGAAAGGTTGCTTCCACTATTCCTGGCACTGCTGGTCAGAAGCTGTAA
- a CDS encoding pectin lyase fold/virulence factor gives MKASLLLSLLPVAQAAVIDTRQSKTGDGKQGDTDATQGDLSQRPPPRFPFPITKFPVAKETVVLKNAKYIMPGEVFDGKMKRYERPEGSCNEQAEGTDADAVFNLLPGSTIRNVIIGKNQAEGIHALGDAWVENVWWEDVCEDALTSKGLNTQLRVIGGGARSATDKIFQDNSLGGKYNITGFYAEGFGTFYQSCGNCLNQAKRNATIQNVIAVDGLRMGIINPNYGDEFRLKNAQIDNVTSIVDKEIGNNVQTVPYYIGNGPDEKYALYNETRDNITKFKGKITNAYEPEDPYEWLEEFWPEGFN, from the exons ATGAAGGCCTCACTACTCCTATCTCTCCTCCCCGTCGCCCAAGCCGCCGTCATTGACACCCGTCAGTCCAAGACCGGCGATGGCAAGCAAGGTGACACCGACGCCACCCAAGGAGATCTCAGCCAGAGGCCACCACCACGCTTCCCCTTCCCCATTACCAAGTTCCCCGTCGCCAAGGAGACAGTCGTCCTAAAGAATGCCAAGTACATCATGCCTGGCGAGGTCTTCGATGGCAAGATGAAGCGCTATGAACGACCTGAGGGAAGCTGTAATGAACAAGCTGAGGGcactgatgctgatgctgtgTTCAACTTATTGCCTGGTTCGACTATTCGAAATGTCATCATTGGAAAGAACCAGGCTGAGGGTATCCATGCTTTGGGTGATGCCTGGGTTGAGAATG TTTGGTGGGAGGACGTTTGTGAAGATGCTCTCACGTCCAAGGGCCTGAACACCCAGTTGAGAGTCATTGGCGGTGGAGCCCGAAGCGCAACAGATAAG ATCTTCCAAGACAACTCGCTTGGTGGCAAGTACAACATCACCGGCTTCTACGCTGAGGGTTTCGGAACCTTCTACCAGTCTTGCGGCAACTGTCTCAACCAAGCCAAGCGCAACGCCACGATTCAGAACGTCATTGCCGTTGACGGTCTCAGAATGGGCATC ATCAACCCCAACTACGGTGATGAGTTCCGTCTGAAGAATGCTCAAATCGACAACGTCACCAGCATTGTTGACAAGGAAATCGGCAACAACGTGCAGACTGTTCCATACTATATCGGAAACGGGCCCGATGAGAAGTATGCTTTGTATAACGAGACAAGGGATAACATTACAAAGTTCAAGGGCAAGATTACGAATGCGTATGAGCCCGAGGATCCTTATGAGTGGCTTGAAGAGTTCTGGCCCGAGGGCTTCAACTAA